A part of Andrena cerasifolii isolate SP2316 chromosome 10, iyAndCera1_principal, whole genome shotgun sequence genomic DNA contains:
- the Tsf3 gene encoding transferrin 3: MMFVGWPLKMDIPLFSLLFFSFFFQPRVNAEDLKLCVAEDVRRTKTIDSLCEKLVTTRSQIHCDIRYDRFDCLRALVAGKDDFTVLEPEDLVAASAYNEYNVLVTNELRLFPEEKQRYEMVVVVNKDVKSIWDVKGKRFCHPGFDTSNEWTKAFSTYFGKWIIPKECDPQMTLLENKMTGLSNFFEAACIAGPWSADTAYDSKLKSKYRNLCAACDNPIGCYTSDKYHGRDGALLCLTDNAGDIAWVRLDDTIQYFENLQIDKENYNYLCLDGTTRPMKFDKPCVWITRPWPVIVARREKAEKVEKMMRVSKEHELNWMLRDLLEDYHPTPVRTDTLEAPEDFLLRFSGFMSANNRATCRPSRRVRWCVASSLEDRKCRWLREASIVYGVEPAISCIQELTRASCLKAIKTERADVFVARPDELLDARKVGLKPIVQAIPKKNAEFNRIAAVVKEDSRFKSLRDLKGAKACFTGYGDVGWNTFVAILRNISGTRSGCSDANAVASFFGESCVLGLNDSHEEIPPNLYSLCKQSDKSVDDLGAFNCLSSGLGDVAFVNLKNIEKKTGDLKSRSHNDNANSKGYRTLCLNEADVDEDRACLLTWTPLSAVVVHENLTTTRREEIYSMLLEMDELFGGTKAKILAFSLYGPFDSNSSIIFPRETQYLQVGAHQMRERSYNEIIDDFMAKRTPCSGVRNLSFYYSNVILIYISVHVVSKLLSA, encoded by the exons ATGATGTTCGTTGGGTGGCCGCTGAAAATGGATATTCCACTGTTCAGTTTACTCTTCTTTAGTTTCTTCTTCCAGCCACGTGTCAACGCTGAAGACT TGAAGCTGTGCGTGGCGGAGGACGTGCGCCGGACAAAAACGATCGACTCTCTTTGCGAGAAGTTGGTGACCACCAGGAGCCAGATACACTGTGATATAAGATACGACAG GTTCGATTGCCTGAGGGCATTGGTGGCAGGCAAAGACGATTTCACCGTCTTGGAGCCGGAGGATCTCGTTGCAGCGTCTGCGTACAACGAATACAACGTTCTAGTCACGAACGAGCTGAGGCTATTCCCAGAGG AGAAGCAGCGCTACGAGATGGTGGTCGTGGTGAACAAGGACGTGAAGAGCATATGGGACGTTAAAGGGAAAAGATTCTGCCATCCTGGATTTGACACCAGCAACGAATGGACCAAAGCTTTCTCCACG TACTTCGGGAAGTGGATAATTCCCAAAGAATGCGACCCACAGATGACCCTGCTGGAGAACAAAATGACCGGCTTGTCGAATTTCTTCGAAGCAGCTTGTATCGCCGGCCCCTGGTCCGCGGACACGGCGTACGACAGTAAATTAA AATCCAAGTACAGGAATTTGTGCGCCGCGTGCGACAATCCGATCGGCTGTTACACAAGTGATAAGTATCACGGCCGCGATGGTGCTTTATTGTGCCTCACTGATAATGCCGGCGACATTGCGTGGGTCAGATTAGACGACACCATCCAGTATTTCGAG AATCTACAGATCGACAAGGAGAATTATAATTACCTTTGCCTGGATGGCACAACGAGGCCCATGAAGTTCGATAAGCCTTGCGTGTGGATCACGAGACCGTGGCCAGTGATCGTTGCTAGACG AGAGAAAGCGGAAAAGGTTGAGAAGATGATGAGGGTCTCGAAGGAGCACGAGTTAAACTGGATGCTGCGAGACTTGCTGGAGGATTACCACCCGACGCCGGTGAGAACTGATACTCTGGAAGCGCCGGAGGACTTCTTACTAAGAT TTTCTGGTTTCATGAGCGCCAACAACCGCGCGACTTGCCGCCCTTCAAGGAGAGTGCGATGGTGCGTGGCATCCAGCTTGGAGGACAGAAAGTGTCGCTGGCTCAGGGAAGCCTCCATCGTTTACGGCGTGGAGCCGGCGATCTCCTGCATCCAGGAGCTGACGCGCGCGTCGTGCTTGAAGGCGATTAAAACCGAGAGGGCGGACGTGTTCGTCGCCAGGCCAGACGAGCTGCTGGACGCCAGGAA GGTGGGCCTGAAACCGATCGTCCAGGCGATACCGAAGAAGAATGCCGAGTTCAACAGGATAGCGGCGGTCGTGAAAGAGGATTCACGGTTCAAGAGCTTGAGGGACCTCAAGGGAGCGAAAGCATGCTTCACGGGATACGGAGATGTCG GATGGAACACATTCGTGGCCATTCTGAGGAATATCTCCGGGACTAGATCCGGCTGCTCCGACGCGAACGCGGTAGCGAGCTTTTTCGGGGAGAGCTGCGTCCTCGGTTTGAATGATAGCCACGAGGAGATTCCGCCTAATTTATATTCCCTCTGTAAACAGT CGGACAAATCTGTAGACGATTTGGGAGCGTTTAACTGCTTGTCATCTGGCCTTGGGGACGTGGCTTTTGTCAACTTGAAGAACATCGAGAAAAAGACCG GCGATTTAAAATCACGGAGTCACAACGATAACGCCAACAGCAAGGGGTATCGGACGCTGTGCCTCAATGAAGCggatgtcgacgaggatcgCGCGTGCTTGCTCACGTGGACCCCATTAAGCGCG GTGGTAGTGCACGAGAACTTGACGACCACAAGACGCGAAGAAATCTACTCAATGCTGCTGGAGATGGACGAGCTGTTTGGAGGCACTAAGGCCAAGATCCTAGCGTTCTCCTTGTACGGACCCTTTGACTCGAACAGCAGCATTATATTTCCG AGGGAAACGCAGTATTTACAAGTAGGCGCCCATCAAATGAGGGAGCGGAGCTACAACGAAATCATCGATGATTTTATGGCGAAGCGAACTCCTTGCAGCGGTGTAAGAAATCTGAGTTTCTATTACAGTAACGTGATCCTTATATATATTTCGGTACACGTTGTAAGTAAGTTACTAAGTGCTTAA
- the LOC143374164 gene encoding isoaspartyl peptidase/L-asparaginase — translation MCDYCSWIDQILARIKAETTKPEKKPHVHVDPVVAVHGGAGKIPRKKRERMLLEVKKAAIEAYKDLINGRSAVDAVEKAISHMESAAYFNCAKGGSLDVNDEVVTDAAIVIKNDAGCVGGVRDIEHPITLARKVLENTEHVLIVENGAQKFALDNGIQTLPPGSLVARESVTSQDSGEEGVCSFESCTGICRTRNSDDDALNASELRDFTEGEAIGCDSECVLIRSCGGEAPPCYELSIDSEDLMDASTVLQAGAVGAVAFDRKKRLASGTSTAGEPGKPVGCISPIATVIGCGVYADEHGCVSVSGNETGIYCHAPARRIIRRLSRDVPIKSAVNMELDSLVVETGDVRIGAVALDAVGEPCISFQCMHFPWALCRKGCVHYGSRQGEQFWEKVEILERPLDCMCNTSDDD, via the exons ATGTGCGATTATTGCTCCTGGATCGACCAGATCTTAGCGAGGATCAAAGCGGAAACAACAAAACCGGAGAAGAAACCCCACGTGCACGTAGATCCAGTTGTAGCAGTTCACGGAGGTGCAGGGAAGATTCCGCGGAAGAAACGCGAACGTATGCTTCTCGAG GTGAAGAAAGCAGCGATCGAGGCGTACAAGGATCTCATCAATGGTCGCTCAGCAGTGGATGCAGTGGAGAAAGCCATTTCTCATATGGAAAGTGCAGCATACTTTAACTGTGCCAAAGGAGGTTCTCTGGACGTTAACGACGAGGTCGTTACGGACGCTGCTATTGTGATAAAAAACGATGCTGGATGCGTGGGTGGTGTTCGCGACATAGAACACCCTATCACCTTAG CAAGGAAAGTATTAGAGAACACAGAACACGTGTTGATCGTCGAAAACGGTGCTCAGAAGTTCGCCCTGGATAACGGGATTCAAACTTTGCCGCCGGGCAGTTTGGTCGCGCGCGAATCCGTGACGTCGCAGGATTCGGGAGAGGAAGGTGTGTGCTCGTTTGAATCGTGCACGGGGATCTGTCGCACGCGGAACTCGGACGATGATGCGCTTAACGCGAGTGAACTGAGGGACTTCACCGAGGGCGAAGCAATAGGTTGTGATTCGGAATGTGTGCTGATACGATCCTGCGGAGGAGAGGCGCCTCCTTGCTACGAGTTATCAATTGATTCGGAAGATCTGATGGACGCGTCTACTGTTCTACAG GCTGGCGCGGTCGGTGCAGTTGCGTTCGATCGAAAAAAACGGTTAGCAAGTGGCACGTCGACGGCGGGAGAACCTGGCAAGCCGGTTGGTTGTATCAGTCCGATTGCCACAGTAATTGGTTGCGGCGTTTACGCGGATGAACACGGCTGCGTTTCCGTTTCTGGCAACGAAACCGGTATCTATTGCCACGCACCGGCGCGGAGAATAATTCGAAGATTATCTCGAGACGTGCCAATAAAGTCCGCGGTCAACATGGAGCTGGATAGCCTCGTCGTGGAAACCGGAGACGTTCGTATAGGCGCCGTTGCCTTAGACGCGGTAGGTGAGCCCTGCATTTCGTTTCAATGCATGCACTTCCCGTGGGCTTTGTGTCGGAAGGGTTGCGTCCATTACGGTTCAAGGCAGGGCGAACAGTTCTGGGAGAAAGTAGAGATCCTAGAGCGACCCTTAGACTGCATGTGCAACACCTCCGACGacgattga
- the LOC143374046 gene encoding major facilitator superfamily domain-containing protein 6 gives MGVKLNYKQLPIKAHYFFFMAAMGPILPFFPVYGKQLGISTLVMGSITAILPILFLIAKPAFGFVVDYFHPWRKTIFVSLLTVTSASFICMYFLPALIGPVLPNRFDNVSCKSLPYCSKEGIPVSDSCVKGIKRTTCHWRCTDGNFPVSIQFQALKGAASFSSNTTCVYDATTAGYCSGNSTCNIGCDDFEDKHCLYASSTFWGFIFLMALGNIGFNVSNSISDAICFDILGEGGQMGYGRQRVWGTIGFGISAFLAGYAVDLWSKGELIKTYTPAFMLIFAFSLVDVLCCKKLDLPTMTGSESILKDVFQLLKLKPIIIFLCFATVAGIFDSFIVYFLFWYLEDLAKATDHMVQIKLIEGLIVAAETLGGEVIFFSFSGKILKKLGFGYTFTFCFVCYALRLGLISLASNPWWVIPIELFMQGPTYALCYTTIVAYASKVSPPGTTATVQGIVAGMDDGFGFALGSLIGGILYDVYGGVTTLRIFSSVAAVTALLYLVLHQVYLKHVTPDTRRNVEWRTPEEANTECVTVDS, from the exons ATGGGAGTAAAGCTAAATTACAAACAGTTGCCTATAAAGGCACATTATTTTTTCTTCATGGCAG CAATGGGCCCGATTCTGCCATTCTTTCCTGTTTACGGCAAACAACTTGGTATATCCACGCTAGTCATGGGCAGCATCACAGCCATCTTACCGATTCTGTTTTTAATCGCCAAGCCAGCATTCGGCTTTGTCGTAGATTACTTTCACCCGTGGAGGAAGACAATTTTCGTGTCGTTACTAACGGTCACAAGTGCTAGCTTCATTTGTATGTACTTCTTACCTGCACTTATCGGCCCAGTCTTACCAAATAGATTCGATAACGTGTCCTGTAAGTCACTGCCATATTGTTCGAAAGAG GGGATTCCGGTATCAGATTCGTGCGTAAAGGGCATAAAGCGTACGACGTGTCACTGGAGATGTACCGATGGTAACTTTCCCGTGTCGATACAATTCCAAGCTCTTAAAGGGGCAGCGAGTTTCTCCTCGAATACCACGTGTGTTTATGATGCAACTACTGCCGGGTATTGTTCTGGCAATTCTACCTGTAACATTGGCTGTGATGACTTCGAAGACAAACATTGCTTATATGCATCTTCGACCTTTTGGGGCTTTATTTTCTTAATGGCTCTTGGCAATATTGGCTTTAATGTGTCTAATAGTATAAGCGATGCGATTTGTTTCGATATATTAG GAGAAGGGGGTCAAATGGGATACGGTAGACAACGGGTATGGGGGACCATAGGTTTCGGAATCTCCGCCTTTTTAGCTGGCTATGCGGTAGATCTTTGGTCCAAAGGAGAACTTATAAAGACTTACACGCCAGCGTTTATGCTCATCTTTGCGTTCTCACTTGTTGATGTACTTTGTTGTAAAAAGTTAGAC CTACCAACTATGACAGGGTCAGAGAGTATATTGAAAGATGTCTTCCAGCTTTTAAAGTTGAAgcctataattatatttctctgTTTCGCGACAGTCGCTggcatttttgacagttttatAGTCTACTTTCTATTCTG GTACTTAGAAGATCTGGCTAAAGCAACTGATCACATGGTTCAAATTAAGTTAATAGAAGGTTTGATAGTGGCTGCGGAGACATTGGGTGGCGAAGTAATATTCTTTTCCTTCTCTG GTAAGATTCTGAAGAAGCTAGGATTCGGATACACCTTTACATTCTGTTTCGTCTGTTATGCGTTACGACTGGGGTTGATTTCTTTGGCCTCTAACCCGTGGTGGGTAATCCCAATAGAATTATTTATGCAAGGACCTACTTACGCGCTTTGTTACACGACAATCGTTGCATATGCGAGCAAAGTATCGCCACCTGGTACAACGGCCACTGTGCAGGGAATCGTGGCTGGCATGGACGACGGTTTCG GTTTTGCGCTTGGCAGTCTGATAGGCGGAATTTTGTACGATGTATATGGAGGCGTGACTACGTTGCGAATATTCTCGTCAGTCGCTGCTGTAACTGCATTACTGTATCTAGTTTTGCACCAGGTGTACTTAAAACATGTGACGCCAG ACACGAGAAGGAATGTGGAATGGAGGACGCCCGAAGAAGCGAATACCGAATGTGTCACTGTTGATAGCTGA
- the LOC143374429 gene encoding F-box/WD repeat-containing protein 4 isoform X1, translating into MTDAWRLDTLPSDVLILIFDYCHAFDLVRLSEVCTRFYDIISEDTLWIKKSKQPVVTNQAAKTFRERCDPLVCLRKKWHVSQNWQYGKYEKKVLFSHKIKLMPWVQLTGDILWWSGGYQLRGFKRSKPPYERNSILVSNNIRSDICKFIVRNECIITGHRDGSLQFRIKSRCNERIDFYCSIDRAHSCDVNAVDETSKAIISGSGDGTVKVAFLNVKYRGECSPYFLIYGTKRYRVWSLSADPTSKRVAIGSAGNSDNPPLRIFDLECYSECDILKHNWRRGAGVLDMVWDNPHVLLTCGYDTYIRKWDMRTGTCVYSWPDPTDATLYCLSSDYCYSMIAGTQFNCKTVLWDQRQKNYVQLYFLNLCRMSSPVYGLSFDSSHLYGATDQHLVELTFSGYSYKETNYKEILNYEQVRLNWNNANWTV; encoded by the exons ATGACAGATGCTTGGCGTTTAGACACCTTGCCATCTGACGTTCTCATCTTAATTTTCGACTACTGTCATGCGTTCGATTTGGTGCGGCTCAGTGAAGTATGCACACGATTCTATGACATCATATCCGAAGACACGCTTTGGATTAAAAAGAGTAAGCAGCCAGTCGTGACAAACCAGGCTGCAAAAACATTTCGCGAAAG ATGCGATCCACTGGTATGTCTGCGCAAAAAGTGGCACGTTTCGCAGAATTGGCAATATGGCAAGTACGAGAAGAAGGTCCTCTTCTCGCACAAGATAAAGCTGATGCCATGGGTCCAGTTGACCGGGGACATTCTGTGGTGGAGCGGCGGATACCAATTGCGCGGTTTTAAACGTTCGAAACCTCCCTACGAGCGCAACAGTATCTTAGTTAGCAATAACATTAGAAGTGACATATGCAAGTTTATAGTTAGAAACGAATGTATCATCACTGGTCACAG AGACGGCAGCCTACAATTTCGGATAAAGTCAAGATGCAACGAACGAATAGACTTCTACTGCAGCATAGACAGAGCTCACTCTTGCGACGTGAACGCTGTAGATGAGACTAGTAAGGCGATTATATCCGGTTCCGGCGATGGAACGGTGAAGGTAGCTTTCTTGAATGTAAAATATCGCGGCGAGTGTTCtccgtattttttaatatatggcACTAAAAGAT ATAGAGTGTGGTCCCTTTCCGCAGATCCAACAAGCAAAAGGGTTGCTATTGGTTCGGCTGGCAATAGTGATAATCCACCGCTTCGAATATTTGACCTTGAATG TTACAGCGAATGTGATATACTAAAACACAATTGGAGGAGAGGAGCAGGAGTGTTAGACATGGTTTGGGATAACCCGCACGTTCTGCTTACGTGTGGCTATGACACCTACATTCGGAAATGGGACATGAG AACGGGAACGTGTGTGTATTCGTGGCCAGATCCAACGGATGCAACTTTGTATTGTTTATCGTCAGATTATTGTTATTCTATGATCGCTGGTACTCAATTCAACTGCAAAACTGTCCTCTGGGATCAAAGGCAGAAAAACTACGTACAA CTCTATTTCCTGAACCTCTGCAGAATGTCGAGCCCTGTTTACGGTCTAAGTTTCGACAGCAGTCATTTGTATGGAGCGACGGATCAACACTTAGTCGAACTTACATTCTCAGGATATTCTTACAAAGAGACCAATTACAAAGAAATTCTTAATTACGAGCAAGTCAGATTGAATTGGAACAACGCGAACTGGACTGTATAG
- the LOC143374429 gene encoding F-box/WD repeat-containing protein 4 isoform X2, with protein sequence MTDAWRLDTLPSDVLILIFDYCHAFDLVRLSEVCTRFYDIISEDTLWIKKSKQPVVTNQAAKTFRERCDPLVCLRKKWHVSQNWQYGKYEKKVLFSHKIKLMPWVQLTGDILWWSGGYQLRGFKRSKPPYERNSILVSNNIRSDICKFIVRNECIITGHRDGSLQFRIKSRCNERIDFYCSIDRAHSCDVNAVDETSKAIISGSGDGTVKIWGPVGQRILNLPLATINIADRVWSLSADPTSKRVAIGSAGNSDNPPLRIFDLECYSECDILKHNWRRGAGVLDMVWDNPHVLLTCGYDTYIRKWDMRTGTCVYSWPDPTDATLYCLSSDYCYSMIAGTQFNCKTVLWDQRQKNYVQLYFLNLCRMSSPVYGLSFDSSHLYGATDQHLVELTFSGYSYKETNYKEILNYEQVRLNWNNANWTV encoded by the exons ATGACAGATGCTTGGCGTTTAGACACCTTGCCATCTGACGTTCTCATCTTAATTTTCGACTACTGTCATGCGTTCGATTTGGTGCGGCTCAGTGAAGTATGCACACGATTCTATGACATCATATCCGAAGACACGCTTTGGATTAAAAAGAGTAAGCAGCCAGTCGTGACAAACCAGGCTGCAAAAACATTTCGCGAAAG ATGCGATCCACTGGTATGTCTGCGCAAAAAGTGGCACGTTTCGCAGAATTGGCAATATGGCAAGTACGAGAAGAAGGTCCTCTTCTCGCACAAGATAAAGCTGATGCCATGGGTCCAGTTGACCGGGGACATTCTGTGGTGGAGCGGCGGATACCAATTGCGCGGTTTTAAACGTTCGAAACCTCCCTACGAGCGCAACAGTATCTTAGTTAGCAATAACATTAGAAGTGACATATGCAAGTTTATAGTTAGAAACGAATGTATCATCACTGGTCACAG AGACGGCAGCCTACAATTTCGGATAAAGTCAAGATGCAACGAACGAATAGACTTCTACTGCAGCATAGACAGAGCTCACTCTTGCGACGTGAACGCTGTAGATGAGACTAGTAAGGCGATTATATCCGGTTCCGGCGATGGAACGGTGAAG ATTTGGGGACCTGTTGGACagagaattttaaatttacctttAGCAACTATAAACATTGCAGATAGAGTGTGGTCCCTTTCCGCAGATCCAACAAGCAAAAGGGTTGCTATTGGTTCGGCTGGCAATAGTGATAATCCACCGCTTCGAATATTTGACCTTGAATG TTACAGCGAATGTGATATACTAAAACACAATTGGAGGAGAGGAGCAGGAGTGTTAGACATGGTTTGGGATAACCCGCACGTTCTGCTTACGTGTGGCTATGACACCTACATTCGGAAATGGGACATGAG AACGGGAACGTGTGTGTATTCGTGGCCAGATCCAACGGATGCAACTTTGTATTGTTTATCGTCAGATTATTGTTATTCTATGATCGCTGGTACTCAATTCAACTGCAAAACTGTCCTCTGGGATCAAAGGCAGAAAAACTACGTACAA CTCTATTTCCTGAACCTCTGCAGAATGTCGAGCCCTGTTTACGGTCTAAGTTTCGACAGCAGTCATTTGTATGGAGCGACGGATCAACACTTAGTCGAACTTACATTCTCAGGATATTCTTACAAAGAGACCAATTACAAAGAAATTCTTAATTACGAGCAAGTCAGATTGAATTGGAACAACGCGAACTGGACTGTATAG